Proteins from one Deinococcus sp. AB2017081 genomic window:
- a CDS encoding tetratricopeptide repeat protein, whose product MTDPAGVTRQDAPDLALPDLGDLIRAGEWRRALATARVGRADAELEDALSAVVGILEAVRARRAPAARRALRDLREALAGGTAPEFTVLRRHLDLDAIEAALTAVSTRAADLPEQADLEASLAPALTVALTRAEALNTLGVRAAALGDTDRARDLFEEALASDPGHYRAMTNLGNLSLEAGDAGAAEARYREAIRLNAEFDGAHHNLGVALRRQGRVGEAVGAIRRGQRLGMRRSKDDTEAEMKEQFAATPVLRWGRMALLVVIVVLVALALRSAVG is encoded by the coding sequence ATGACCGATCCCGCCGGAGTGACGCGCCAGGACGCTCCGGATCTGGCCCTGCCGGATCTGGGTGACCTGATCCGGGCCGGTGAGTGGCGCCGTGCCCTGGCCACCGCCCGCGTGGGCCGGGCTGACGCCGAGCTCGAAGACGCGCTGTCGGCCGTAGTCGGCATTCTGGAGGCCGTGCGGGCCCGGCGGGCGCCCGCCGCCCGGCGGGCCCTGCGCGACCTGCGCGAGGCGCTGGCGGGGGGCACGGCTCCCGAGTTCACGGTGCTGCGCCGACACCTCGACCTGGACGCCATCGAGGCCGCGCTGACGGCGGTGTCCACACGGGCTGCCGACCTGCCCGAACAGGCCGATCTGGAGGCCAGCCTGGCCCCGGCGCTGACCGTGGCCCTCACGCGGGCCGAGGCGCTGAACACCCTGGGGGTGAGGGCCGCCGCCCTGGGCGACACCGACCGTGCCCGCGACCTGTTCGAGGAGGCCCTGGCGAGCGATCCCGGACACTACCGCGCCATGACGAACCTGGGCAACCTCAGCCTGGAGGCCGGTGACGCCGGGGCCGCCGAGGCCCGCTACCGCGAGGCGATCCGGTTGAACGCCGAGTTCGACGGCGCCCACCACAACCTGGGCGTGGCGCTGCGGCGTCAGGGCCGTGTGGGCGAGGCCGTCGGCGCGATCCGCCGGGGCCAGCGGCTGGGCATGCGCCGCTCGAAGGACGACACGGAGGCCGAGATGAAGGAGCAGTTTGCCGCCACGCCGGTGCTGCGCTGGGGCCGGATGGCGCTGCTGGTGGTGATCGTGGTGCTGGTGGCGCTGGCGCTGCGCAGCGCGGTCGGCTGA
- a CDS encoding NAD(P)H-hydrate dehydratase, whose amino-acid sequence MEDAGRAVADAVSARAGGGRILLLAGGGANGGDAFVAARHLMVRGMEAAVLARPSTHPLTVLNRRRWRAVGGAVAALGPATLRRELRGAAVVVDGLLGTGFTPPLRPALAELTGMVNAWRHAAGQVVSIDVPSGVHATDAHVPDGAMQADATVTFMGIKPALLFGPAAALAGEVTVAPLSVMPAWIEQEALAAWPTDARVAALLPRRHADAHKGTAGRVWIVGGHPGTTGAPALAGVGALRAGAGLVTVHSTADVPLITAELMVRRHAAWTPALTRLRDAPRPDAVAVGMGLGPEAVAVTRELLSWEIPAVVDADALQPDLAGAGHDRVIWTPHPGEAARLLGCATTEITADPLGIARALHDRLGGVVVLKGGPSVVAHAGGLSVARGGHPGMASAGMGDTLSGVLVALLGQGMTAPDAAVAGVRLHARAGERAGAAHGYGLIASDVAQELGGAWMDVIRSGPAGPWYGR is encoded by the coding sequence ATGGAAGACGCGGGGCGGGCGGTGGCCGATGCCGTGTCGGCCCGCGCAGGCGGGGGCCGGATCCTGCTGCTGGCGGGCGGCGGCGCGAACGGCGGCGACGCCTTCGTGGCCGCCCGGCACCTGATGGTGCGGGGCATGGAGGCGGCGGTGCTCGCCCGGCCCTCGACCCACCCACTGACCGTGCTGAACCGGCGGCGCTGGCGGGCGGTCGGCGGCGCCGTGGCCGCGCTGGGGCCGGCGACCCTGCGCCGTGAGCTGCGCGGCGCGGCCGTGGTCGTGGACGGCCTGCTGGGCACCGGCTTCACGCCCCCGCTGCGCCCGGCGCTGGCGGAACTCACGGGGATGGTGAACGCCTGGCGCCACGCCGCTGGGCAGGTCGTGTCGATCGACGTGCCCAGCGGCGTACACGCGACCGACGCCCACGTGCCGGACGGGGCCATGCAGGCCGACGCGACCGTGACGTTCATGGGCATCAAGCCGGCCCTGCTGTTCGGCCCCGCCGCCGCCCTGGCGGGCGAGGTGACGGTCGCTCCGCTGTCGGTCATGCCGGCGTGGATCGAACAGGAGGCACTGGCGGCGTGGCCCACCGACGCGCGGGTGGCGGCCCTGCTGCCCCGCCGCCATGCCGACGCCCACAAGGGCACCGCCGGGCGGGTGTGGATCGTGGGCGGCCACCCCGGCACCACCGGCGCTCCGGCCCTGGCCGGGGTGGGCGCACTGCGGGCCGGGGCCGGTCTGGTCACCGTGCACTCCACCGCCGACGTACCGCTGATCACCGCCGAGTTGATGGTGCGGCGGCACGCGGCGTGGACACCTGCCCTGACACGGCTGCGTGACGCGCCCCGGCCCGACGCCGTGGCGGTCGGGATGGGGCTGGGGCCGGAGGCGGTCGCGGTGACGCGCGAGCTGCTCTCGTGGGAGATTCCCGCCGTCGTGGACGCCGATGCCCTGCAGCCAGACCTGGCCGGTGCCGGGCACGACCGGGTGATCTGGACGCCGCATCCCGGCGAGGCCGCCAGACTGCTCGGCTGCGCCACCACCGAGATCACTGCGGATCCGCTGGGGATCGCGCGAGCCCTCCACGACCGGCTGGGCGGCGTGGTCGTCCTGAAGGGCGGCCCGAGCGTGGTGGCCCACGCCGGCGGGCTGAGCGTGGCGCGGGGCGGGCATCCGGGAATGGCCAGCGCCGGCATGGGCGACACACTGTCGGGCGTCCTGGTGGCGCTGCTGGGCCAGGGCATGACCGCGCCGGACGCGGCGGTCGCCGGCGTGCGTCTGCACGCTCGGGCCGGCGAGCGGGCCGGGGCCGCACACGGATATGGTCTGATCGCCTCGGACGTGGCACAGGAACTGGGCGGCGCGTGGATGGACGTGATCCGCAGTGGCCCGGCGGGCCCATGGTACGGTCGCTAG
- a CDS encoding DUF4388 domain-containing protein: MQGLLSDIPLLGALELIHATRQTGVLEVQTEVPYTVAFVGGEIVSGGIVDWIGLDALYASPLLAEVGSFAFERRAVTGRALGAFNHVMSDWARTTDEWKEICAVIGSPSRYYRGAEPLFDLEGGRSVRAVAREAEVPVVQVAQFVVKARREGRLEARDRFEWFRLRLQAVPGRSGRLPEPMPPLGHLVDRGEITLREARARLLGELRTGLRFPGSGWVWRDLVWEVQQDMESATPR, translated from the coding sequence ATGCAGGGCCTGCTGAGTGATATTCCGCTGCTGGGCGCACTCGAACTGATCCATGCGACCCGGCAGACCGGGGTGCTGGAGGTGCAGACGGAGGTGCCCTACACGGTCGCGTTCGTGGGCGGTGAGATCGTGTCGGGCGGGATTGTCGACTGGATCGGTCTGGATGCCCTGTATGCCAGTCCCCTGCTGGCCGAGGTCGGGTCGTTCGCCTTCGAGCGCCGCGCCGTGACCGGCCGGGCACTGGGCGCGTTCAACCACGTGATGTCCGACTGGGCCCGCACGACCGACGAATGGAAGGAGATCTGTGCGGTCATCGGCAGCCCCAGCCGGTACTACCGGGGTGCCGAGCCCCTGTTCGATCTGGAGGGCGGTCGCTCGGTGCGGGCGGTGGCCCGCGAGGCGGAGGTGCCGGTCGTCCAGGTGGCACAGTTCGTGGTGAAGGCCCGGCGCGAGGGTCGGCTGGAGGCCAGAGACCGCTTCGAGTGGTTCCGCCTGCGACTCCAGGCGGTGCCCGGCCGTTCCGGTCGCCTGCCGGAGCCGATGCCGCCCCTGGGCCACCTGGTCGACCGCGGCGAGATCACCCTGCGCGAGGCCCGCGCCCGGCTGCTGGGCGAGCTGCGCACGGGGCTGCGCTTTCCGGGCAGCGGCTGGGTCTGGCGGGACCTGGTCTGGGAAGTGCAGCAGGACATGGAGTCGGCCACGCCCCGCTGA